CCGTGCAAACCCGCCCAGCGCCGGCTCTGGCGCCTGCTGCGGGGCGGCGTGCTGCAACTGGAACGCCTGCTGCTGCTCGATCTCGCGGGCGGCAGCCTCCACTTTCTGGTCCGACACCGCTACCGGCGTCTGCTTGGCCAGTTCGATATCAAACGGCACCCGCTGCTGGTCATGCGGTCCGCTGCCATGCTGGACAAGGAAGGCGTAGCCCTTCGATCCGAACACAACCTCATCGACGCGGGAGATCTCGCTCCCCTGCAGCGGGCCGATCATGCTGCCGGGATACAGCGCCTGGCGCGTCTCCCGGTTGTCCATCGCGCAGGCCAGCGCCGAGCGGCAGAACTGTTCGCGTTCCAGCCCGTTAGCGAAGCTGACCTCCCCCTTGTCCTCGGCGGCCTGCACGCCTTCCCGGATGCGGGCCAGCGTGGGGTTGTCCACGTGCCCGGGGGCGTCCGGCGCCTTCCGCTGATCGCGCTGCGCGGCCAGCTCCACCAGGGCCTGCAGCTGCGCCTGTTCCGCCGGATCGGGCTGGATGGAACGGTGTTCGAACCGCGCCGCCAGCGCCTGGTCAATCGGCTCGGAGTCGTTGCACGGATCGACAATCTTGCAGTTGGCCAGTGCATCACGCAGATTGCGCTCGCCGTCGCGGTCGATCTTCAAGCCATACAGCGCGGTCGCGCCGCCGGCCTGGTACAGCGTCATCGTATCCAGGTCCATCGGCACGGCGCGCTTCTCGAACAGTGGCTGGTCGCGCAACGTGTTCAGATAGTCGATGGCGGCGTTGCCGGTCAGGATCTCCAGGCCAGCATCACGGTTCCCGCCGCCCACGTTGGAATGGCCACCTGGCGCGGCGACGTTGATCGCACGCCCATCCGGCGTCATCCCGGGATCGTTGATGGCCTGGTGCGGAAACAGCTCGCGCTGCTCATGGGCGGCCATGATCGCCACGCGCGAGATCACGCTCGGTGGAAGGCG
This is a stretch of genomic DNA from Stenotrophomonas rhizophila. It encodes these proteins:
- a CDS encoding phospholipase effector Tle1 domain-containing protein — translated: MGKVGSSAGVRPASADDLRMELDVRQQMQQLSVPMLQRDDNANEYVFFAFLDGTGQDVRNPKLGPSTTVGELYDQAFELSKDPQSRIGTHYAAGIGTQQNAVSRALDGMLASTWEDGITRSYRELAEQVSTWKATNPDAEIRVVGIGYSRGAVQTAGLLRLIDEYGIVPEEGLGFGHDRNGNISVISRLPPLVPPGQAAQATLLLDPVATNMPANFDARLPPSVISRVAIMAAHEQRELFPHQAINDPGMTPDGRAINVAAPGGHSNVGGGNRDAGLEILTGNAAIDYLNTLRDQPLFEKRAVPMDLDTMTLYQAGGATALYGLKIDRDGERNLRDALANCKIVDPCNDSEPIDQALAARFEHRSIQPDPAEQAQLQALVELAAQRDQRKAPDAPGHVDNPTLARIREGVQAAEDKGEVSFANGLEREQFCRSALACAMDNRETRQALYPGSMIGPLQGSEISRVDEVVFGSKGYAFLVQHGSGPHDQQRVPFDIELAKQTPVAVSDQKVEAAAREIEQQQAFQLQHAAPQQAPEPALGGFAR